The following coding sequences are from one Leptospira mayottensis 200901116 window:
- a CDS encoding MarR family EPS-associated transcriptional regulator, with the protein MDDALRHKLLRILEENPEVNQREISEILGISLGKVNYCLKALMDKGWIKAKNFKNSNNKFAYAYFLTPMGIEEKARITVRYLKMKIQEYEQIQKEIEELKKEVGEE; encoded by the coding sequence ATGGATGATGCACTGAGACACAAACTTCTGAGAATCCTGGAAGAAAATCCCGAAGTCAATCAAAGAGAAATTTCCGAGATTTTAGGAATCAGTTTAGGTAAGGTAAACTATTGTCTGAAGGCTTTGATGGACAAGGGTTGGATCAAGGCAAAAAACTTTAAAAACAGTAATAACAAATTTGCTTATGCGTATTTTTTAACCCCGATGGGAATCGAAGAGAAAGCCCGTATTACGGTTCGTTATCTGAAGATGAAAATACAGGAATACGAACAAATCCAAAAAGAAATCGAGGAGTTAAAGAAGGAAGTCGGGGAAGAATAA
- a CDS encoding GDP-L-fucose synthase family protein, which produces MEKDARIYIAGHKGLVGSAIERVLRKEGYGNIIGKSHAELELTEQPKVNEFFETQKPEYVFLAAAKVGGIHANNTYPAEFIFSNLQIQNNIIDACYRFKVKKLVFLGSSCIYPKFSKQPMDEGQLLDGKLEPTNEPYAIAKIAGIVMCQSYNRQYGTNFISVMPTNLYGPGDNYHPENSHVLPALIRRFYEAKIKDLPEVVVWGTGKPLREFLYSDDMARACVFLMENYDVTGDAKGGEHVNVGSGIEVSIRELAETVKEVVGYQGLLTFDLTKPDGTPRKLLDVSKLHKMGWKHQVELKEGIRLAFEDFVENKCSKIDFTVSFDFI; this is translated from the coding sequence ATGGAAAAAGATGCAAGAATTTACATTGCTGGTCATAAGGGGCTTGTTGGTTCTGCTATCGAGCGAGTTTTGAGAAAAGAAGGTTACGGGAATATTATTGGGAAATCTCACGCGGAATTGGAGCTTACCGAGCAACCGAAAGTGAATGAATTCTTTGAAACCCAGAAACCTGAATATGTTTTCCTTGCCGCCGCAAAAGTAGGTGGAATTCACGCGAACAATACTTACCCGGCGGAATTCATTTTTTCTAATCTTCAAATTCAGAATAATATCATAGACGCTTGTTATCGATTTAAGGTTAAGAAGCTCGTTTTCTTGGGTTCTTCCTGTATTTATCCGAAGTTCTCTAAACAGCCGATGGATGAAGGTCAATTGCTGGACGGTAAACTGGAACCGACTAACGAACCCTATGCGATCGCAAAGATTGCAGGAATCGTAATGTGCCAGAGTTACAATCGTCAATACGGCACGAATTTTATTTCCGTTATGCCGACCAATCTGTACGGTCCAGGCGACAATTATCATCCCGAGAATTCTCACGTTCTCCCAGCTTTGATTCGTAGATTCTACGAAGCTAAAATTAAGGATCTTCCTGAAGTGGTCGTATGGGGAACGGGAAAACCCTTAAGGGAATTCTTATATTCGGATGATATGGCTCGAGCTTGTGTTTTTTTAATGGAGAATTATGACGTTACCGGAGATGCGAAGGGCGGGGAACATGTGAATGTAGGCAGTGGCATTGAGGTAAGCATTCGAGAATTGGCTGAAACGGTGAAAGAAGTAGTGGGTTATCAAGGACTTCTGACTTTCGATCTTACGAAACCGGATGGAACTCCTCGTAAACTTTTAGACGTTTCGAAACTTCATAAGATGGGTTGGAAACATCAAGTGGAGTTAAAAGAGGGGATTCGGTTAGCGTTTGAGGATTTTGTGGAAAATAAATGCTCTAAAATAGATTTTACCGTATCGTTTGATTTTATTTAA
- a CDS encoding iron-containing alcohol dehydrogenase family protein, translating into MSIDLPNSKNVLRYVFGDGALKSLNKILKPRREKNTNAVFFIDIYFKNKNIVSSLPLEKEDLVFYYDSAHEPKTDYIDELRDQILSSIVEPCAIIGLGGGCTLDVAKAVSNLIPNGGRSEDYQGWDLLKKPGIFKVGIPTLSGTGAEASRTCVLMNLKKNLKLGMNSEFTIYDQLILDPELTATVPRDQYFYTGMDTYIHCIESLNGSYRHPVGDAFSREALELCREVFLSDDMMSGENRKKLMVASYLGGCAIANSYVGVVHPFSAGLSVVLGTHHCISNCIVMNQMSEFYPKETDEFHFMMDKQKINLPKGICSSLDDSQIERLHLSTVIHEKPLTNALGSDFKSILNQEKTRSIFSSF; encoded by the coding sequence ATGTCAATAGATCTTCCTAACTCAAAAAATGTCCTACGATATGTTTTCGGGGATGGCGCTTTGAAATCCCTAAATAAAATTTTAAAACCAAGAAGAGAGAAAAATACAAATGCAGTTTTCTTTATCGATATCTATTTTAAAAATAAAAATATAGTTTCTTCGCTGCCATTAGAGAAAGAAGATTTAGTTTTTTATTATGATTCTGCTCATGAGCCGAAGACGGATTACATTGATGAATTGAGAGATCAGATTTTATCTTCTATTGTAGAACCTTGTGCTATTATTGGTTTAGGTGGCGGATGCACATTAGATGTTGCTAAGGCGGTATCGAATCTCATTCCAAATGGGGGCAGATCAGAAGATTATCAAGGTTGGGATTTATTAAAAAAACCAGGGATTTTTAAAGTTGGAATTCCTACTTTATCTGGTACGGGAGCGGAAGCTTCTCGGACTTGTGTCCTCATGAATTTGAAAAAAAATCTTAAACTTGGGATGAATAGCGAATTTACTATTTATGATCAGCTCATTTTGGATCCTGAGTTAACTGCTACTGTTCCAAGAGACCAGTATTTTTATACAGGGATGGATACTTATATTCATTGTATAGAGTCTTTAAATGGAAGCTATCGTCATCCTGTCGGAGATGCATTTTCTCGAGAAGCGTTGGAGCTCTGTAGAGAGGTTTTTCTCTCCGATGATATGATGTCGGGCGAAAATAGAAAAAAACTTATGGTCGCTTCTTATTTAGGTGGTTGCGCGATTGCGAACAGCTACGTTGGGGTGGTTCATCCTTTCTCAGCCGGGCTAAGTGTAGTATTAGGAACTCATCATTGTATTTCCAATTGTATAGTTATGAATCAAATGAGTGAGTTTTATCCAAAAGAAACGGATGAATTTCACTTTATGATGGATAAGCAAAAAATCAACCTTCCGAAAGGAATTTGTTCTTCATTAGATGACTCTCAGATTGAAAGGTTGCATTTGTCTACTGTAATTCATGAAAAACCATTAACAAATGCGTTGGGAAGTGATTTTAAAAGCATTCTCAATCAAGAAAAAACTAGATCGATCTTTTCCTCGTTTTGA
- a CDS encoding glycosyltransferase — protein MKKAPTVSVIVAAFNQEKYIGRCIRSLLNQNFPKEDYEIIIINDGSTDKTKYALEIFGKEIKVIENESNKGLPASLNLGIRSALGQFIVRVDADDYVNSDYVSILHKFLSYNPNFDAVACDYYLVDDHEDFLSRKNCMMDPIGCGIMFRIEQLIDIGLYDDGFLSHEDKDLRIRFEKKYSIHRVELPLYRYRRHDSNMTNDFELMDERMKSLREKHKDQP, from the coding sequence ATGAAAAAAGCACCAACCGTTTCCGTTATCGTCGCTGCATTTAATCAAGAGAAGTATATTGGAAGATGTATTCGCTCTCTATTGAATCAAAATTTTCCAAAAGAAGATTATGAAATTATTATAATCAATGATGGAAGTACGGATAAGACGAAATATGCCCTTGAAATTTTTGGCAAAGAAATAAAAGTAATTGAAAACGAGAGTAATAAGGGTTTGCCAGCATCTTTAAATCTTGGAATCAGATCTGCGTTAGGACAGTTTATCGTTAGGGTCGATGCCGATGATTATGTGAATTCAGATTATGTTAGTATTCTTCATAAATTTCTATCTTATAATCCAAATTTCGACGCGGTTGCTTGTGATTATTATTTGGTTGACGATCATGAAGATTTTTTGTCCCGAAAAAATTGTATGATGGATCCAATTGGCTGTGGAATTATGTTTCGAATTGAACAGCTGATTGATATTGGATTGTATGACGACGGATTTCTTTCTCATGAAGATAAAGACTTGAGAATTCGTTTTGAAAAGAAATATTCAATACACAGAGTTGAGCTCCCTCTTTATCGGTATAGAAGACATGATTCAAATATGACGAATGACTTTGAATTGATGGACGAGCGAATGAAAAGTTTAAGGGAAAAACATAAAGATCAGCCTTGA
- a CDS encoding N-acetylneuraminate synthase family protein: MPQPIQLGNKIITGFFDPYVIAEIGVNHEGSIDIAKRLIDEAKEGGADGAKFQTYKAETLASKNSPSYWDRTQESTASQFELFKKYDSFGWKEYEILAKHCQSVGIDFLSTPFDLEAVEHLAPQMPFMKVASADITSVPLLRSVAKYSKPVILSTGSSTIPEIDFAMRELHINGANEIILLHCILNYPTKPENANLGMIQDLQRIFPHHWIGYSDHTPPDLEMKSLITATLFGSVVLEKHFTHDKTLPGNDHYHAMDKEDLKRFKRKLKEFESLIGSSKKAPLQSEELSRKNARRSIVLSKNLSKGSKIKEQDITFKRPAHGISPIFWDDVIGRVVNKDLLEDHILNWEDLVQL, translated from the coding sequence ATGCCACAACCGATTCAATTAGGAAATAAAATTATTACTGGTTTTTTCGATCCTTATGTGATCGCTGAGATAGGGGTCAATCATGAAGGATCGATCGATATAGCGAAACGATTGATTGACGAAGCCAAGGAAGGTGGTGCGGACGGAGCAAAATTTCAAACTTATAAAGCGGAGACGTTAGCATCTAAGAATTCACCATCCTATTGGGATAGAACTCAAGAGTCCACCGCTAGTCAATTTGAATTATTTAAAAAATATGATTCTTTCGGTTGGAAAGAGTATGAAATTCTCGCCAAACATTGCCAATCGGTCGGGATTGATTTTCTTTCTACCCCTTTCGATCTGGAGGCGGTGGAACATTTGGCTCCTCAAATGCCTTTTATGAAAGTCGCTTCGGCGGATATAACTTCTGTTCCTTTATTAAGAAGCGTTGCTAAATATTCTAAACCAGTAATTTTATCAACTGGTAGTTCGACTATTCCAGAGATTGATTTTGCAATGAGAGAGTTGCATATAAATGGAGCAAACGAGATTATTCTTTTGCATTGTATATTAAATTATCCTACTAAACCTGAAAATGCAAATTTGGGTATGATCCAGGACTTACAAAGAATATTTCCGCATCATTGGATTGGATATTCAGATCACACTCCTCCAGATCTTGAGATGAAATCTTTGATAACCGCGACCTTGTTTGGTTCCGTCGTTTTAGAAAAACATTTTACTCATGACAAAACTCTCCCTGGAAATGATCATTATCATGCGATGGATAAGGAAGATCTTAAAAGATTCAAAAGAAAACTTAAGGAATTTGAATCTTTAATCGGTAGTAGCAAAAAAGCACCGCTTCAATCTGAAGAGCTGAGCCGGAAAAACGCAAGAAGATCTATTGTCCTTTCTAAAAATCTTTCGAAAGGTAGTAAAATCAAAGAACAAGATATAACTTTTAAAAGGCCTGCACATGGGATTAGCCCTATTTTTTGGGATGATGTAATTGGAAGAGTGGTCAATAAAGATCTTTTAGAAGACCATATCTTAAATTGGGAAGATTTGGTTCAACTTTAG
- a CDS encoding cytidylyltransferase domain-containing protein has product MGSSTLAIVQARMGSTRLPGKMLLKLGKFTILEWVLRRLKKSKQLTEIILATSNLSIDDSLEVAAKSLGVTVFRGSETDVLGRFVLAGKKSISKNIVRVCADNPFLDFKVIDNLIEGFTNEDYDYGFNHIPWGENSFIDGVGVEILRKRLLEEIDELAKLPEEREHVTRFIWNHWDRYRIYSPIADEKFRFPELSLDVDTKEDYELFRMHLEDYSGFPEDYEVEELISKL; this is encoded by the coding sequence ATGGGTTCGTCAACACTTGCCATAGTTCAAGCAAGGATGGGTTCTACAAGACTTCCGGGGAAAATGTTATTAAAACTTGGAAAATTCACTATTTTAGAATGGGTCCTTCGGCGTCTCAAGAAATCAAAACAATTAACTGAAATCATATTAGCGACAAGTAATCTATCGATTGATGATTCTCTGGAAGTTGCCGCCAAAAGTCTTGGTGTAACAGTCTTTCGTGGATCTGAAACAGACGTGTTGGGTCGATTTGTATTGGCTGGTAAAAAGTCGATCTCAAAAAATATCGTGAGAGTTTGCGCAGATAATCCGTTTTTGGATTTCAAAGTTATCGACAACTTAATTGAGGGATTTACTAACGAAGACTACGATTACGGTTTTAATCATATTCCTTGGGGTGAAAATTCTTTTATTGATGGGGTCGGTGTAGAGATTTTAAGAAAAAGATTGTTAGAAGAGATCGATGAACTTGCAAAATTGCCAGAAGAAAGAGAACACGTGACCCGTTTTATCTGGAATCACTGGGATCGTTATCGGATTTATTCTCCGATTGCCGATGAAAAATTTCGTTTTCCGGAACTTTCATTAGATGTTGATACGAAAGAAGATTATGAACTGTTTCGGATGCATCTTGAGGATTACTCAGGATTTCCTGAAGACTATGAAGTTGAAGAATTAATTTCAAAATTGTGA
- a CDS encoding class I SAM-dependent methyltransferase, giving the protein MDYHDYVIKDGEFVGKFEEMYSSCDDPWYQTKDENVLGCTSKLVSASYILKFGIKEIIEFGCGLGFYTSFLRDFTGAKVAGVDISETAIRKAKKYFLNMDFFCDDIERLGKYSEYKNIMFSELTWYILEDNKLLYAFENIAKHFKGGYFIHNLQFYEKGQKYGTDFFTNLAGFIKLCPFELISFSETRYPGSENIETSCIFKID; this is encoded by the coding sequence ATGGATTACCATGATTATGTAATAAAAGATGGGGAGTTCGTCGGAAAGTTTGAAGAAATGTATTCTTCATGTGACGACCCGTGGTATCAAACAAAAGATGAAAATGTTCTTGGCTGTACTTCTAAATTAGTTTCTGCCTCTTATATATTGAAATTCGGTATTAAAGAAATCATCGAATTTGGTTGTGGACTTGGTTTTTATACTTCTTTTCTTCGAGATTTTACTGGAGCAAAGGTGGCCGGAGTTGATATTTCTGAAACTGCCATACGAAAAGCGAAAAAATATTTTCTTAATATGGATTTTTTTTGTGATGATATTGAGCGTCTTGGAAAATATTCAGAGTATAAGAATATTATGTTTTCAGAGTTAACTTGGTATATATTAGAAGATAATAAATTACTTTATGCTTTTGAGAATATTGCTAAACATTTTAAAGGTGGTTATTTTATTCATAACCTGCAATTTTACGAAAAAGGTCAAAAATATGGTACAGATTTTTTTACTAATTTGGCAGGATTTATCAAATTGTGCCCATTTGAACTGATTTCTTTTTCTGAGACCAGATATCCTGGTTCTGAGAATATAGAAACTAGCTGCATATTTAAAATAGATTGA
- a CDS encoding carbamoyltransferase C-terminal domain-containing protein: protein MKILGLSLGELSTAALMIDGHIVACVSEERFTRKKNDEVLPEKSIRYVLETGGIAASDLDRVVIAGTELNVSTHIMRTYSSWKISDYIRSMDDYWYPKLYKKKDVDFYKVFKDKIDLNQTPGPEKWKKLLKNIKGYYSSKDWPHYKVFLHDYFYSILGRTDIPIVHLDHHTCHAAYAYWGSICRGEDVLTLTADAYGDGLSSTISVIKKDGGLKRVHELGSNEFTLARLYRYVTLILGMKPNEHEYKVMGLAPYAKEEILKKPYEIFSSTMQVNGLSMVYKNKPKDYYYWFRERLNGSRFDGIAGGLQKYTEEIVLKYISNALKSKKKTKLAYSGGVSMNIKTNMLLHEESVLKELYVPGSGGDESLAIGACYAYMDQEIGSRELTPLANLYLGPDMDLKEEATVVSEARKQFFVKEYNPTLAAQMLSKGFAFGRAVGRGEFGARSLGNRAILADPRNFDTIGVINEKIKNRDFWMPFAPSVLREDLNEYTVNPKNIDSPFMSIGFRTTAKGKEALRAATHPSDATVRPNTVTEKSNREYYILINEFKKITGVGGLLNTSFNLHGEPIVNGSKDAYRVFLKSGLDAIILPNWIISKKEF, encoded by the coding sequence ATGAAAATTTTAGGGTTATCTTTAGGTGAGTTGAGTACAGCTGCATTGATGATTGACGGTCATATCGTCGCCTGTGTCAGCGAGGAAAGGTTTACACGAAAAAAAAATGACGAAGTATTACCTGAAAAATCAATTCGTTATGTTTTAGAGACAGGTGGAATTGCAGCGTCCGATTTAGATCGTGTTGTGATTGCTGGAACCGAGTTGAATGTTTCGACTCATATTATGAGAACTTATAGCTCTTGGAAAATTTCAGATTATATCCGTTCAATGGACGATTATTGGTATCCTAAATTATACAAAAAGAAGGACGTAGATTTTTACAAAGTATTTAAAGATAAAATTGACTTAAATCAAACACCTGGGCCGGAAAAATGGAAAAAACTTTTAAAGAATATAAAGGGGTATTATTCAAGTAAAGATTGGCCTCACTATAAGGTTTTCTTGCACGATTATTTTTATTCTATCCTCGGTAGAACGGACATTCCAATTGTTCACCTAGATCATCATACATGTCATGCTGCGTATGCGTATTGGGGATCAATTTGTAGAGGGGAGGATGTACTCACGTTAACCGCAGATGCATATGGGGACGGGCTTTCTTCTACAATTTCTGTCATTAAAAAAGATGGTGGATTGAAAAGAGTTCATGAACTTGGTTCTAATGAATTTACCTTGGCCCGTCTTTATCGATATGTAACTCTAATTTTAGGTATGAAACCTAATGAGCACGAATATAAAGTAATGGGGTTAGCGCCGTATGCTAAAGAAGAAATATTAAAAAAACCTTATGAAATTTTTTCATCTACAATGCAAGTAAATGGTTTATCAATGGTTTACAAAAATAAACCAAAAGATTACTATTATTGGTTTAGGGAACGATTGAATGGGAGTCGTTTTGATGGAATTGCTGGCGGACTACAAAAATACACTGAAGAAATCGTATTAAAGTACATCTCAAATGCTCTAAAATCCAAGAAAAAAACAAAACTCGCGTATTCTGGCGGTGTTTCCATGAATATTAAAACCAACATGCTACTTCATGAAGAGAGTGTGTTAAAAGAGCTTTATGTCCCCGGATCAGGAGGGGATGAGTCTCTGGCTATCGGTGCTTGCTATGCGTATATGGATCAAGAAATTGGAAGTCGAGAACTTACTCCACTTGCGAATTTATATCTTGGTCCTGATATGGATCTTAAAGAAGAAGCAACGGTTGTTTCGGAGGCGAGGAAACAATTTTTTGTCAAAGAATATAATCCAACTCTCGCTGCTCAAATGTTGTCAAAAGGTTTTGCTTTTGGAAGGGCAGTAGGTCGGGGAGAATTTGGTGCCAGATCGCTTGGAAATCGGGCAATTTTGGCTGATCCGAGAAACTTTGATACAATTGGTGTTATCAATGAGAAGATCAAGAATCGAGATTTTTGGATGCCATTTGCCCCTTCCGTTTTACGTGAAGACTTAAATGAATATACTGTAAACCCGAAAAATATTGATTCTCCTTTTATGTCGATAGGCTTTCGAACCACGGCTAAAGGAAAAGAAGCTTTGCGGGCTGCCACTCATCCTTCAGATGCTACGGTGCGGCCGAATACGGTGACTGAAAAATCAAATCGAGAATATTATATTTTAATTAATGAGTTTAAGAAGATAACCGGAGTTGGTGGATTGCTGAATACCTCTTTTAATTTACATGGAGAACCAATTGTAAATGGTTCTAAAGATGCTTATCGTGTTTTTTTAAAAAGTGGTTTGGATGCGATCATTCTTCCAAATTGGATTATCTCTAAAAAGGAATTTTAA
- a CDS encoding DegT/DnrJ/EryC1/StrS family aminotransferase produces MPGFELIGNEEFGELEDLFQRSKILFRHGFDGIRNGIFKVREFELAFAKHFGFQDALAVTSGTAALKVAMKAANIKPGDEVITQSFTFLATVEAIVEAGATPIICEIDESLNMDPITLEKLITQKTKMIIPVHMLGVPARMDQILAIARKHNILVMEDTAWGCGGKFQGSYLGTLGDIGSFSFDFAKIITTGEGGMILAKDQSLLERAKAYHDHGHENNPRLPRWEDSRSSSGFNYRMTEMQGAVGLAQLKKLGEIVKLQRANLEKIKSVVSQYEGIRFRDVPESGEETADALVFFTKTPKLARAFRLAMLEEGLGTKILPEAISWHFAGTWNHIPELVRQYPNLFEAFPRSLELLDRSVAIPIQVKMQDQVLDKVDSAMIKVFKGN; encoded by the coding sequence ATGCCCGGATTTGAACTAATAGGAAATGAAGAGTTTGGAGAATTGGAAGATTTATTTCAAAGGAGTAAAATACTTTTTCGGCATGGATTTGACGGGATTCGGAATGGGATTTTTAAGGTAAGAGAATTTGAACTTGCTTTTGCGAAACATTTCGGGTTTCAGGATGCCCTAGCGGTTACTTCCGGAACCGCAGCTTTGAAAGTAGCGATGAAAGCCGCTAATATTAAACCTGGGGATGAAGTAATCACCCAGTCTTTTACATTCTTAGCAACTGTGGAAGCGATTGTAGAGGCAGGTGCTACTCCAATCATTTGTGAGATAGATGAATCTCTCAATATGGATCCGATTACTCTTGAAAAATTGATCACTCAAAAAACTAAGATGATTATTCCGGTGCATATGTTAGGGGTCCCCGCAAGGATGGATCAAATTCTCGCGATTGCCCGAAAGCATAATATTTTAGTCATGGAAGATACTGCTTGGGGATGTGGCGGAAAATTCCAGGGCTCATATCTCGGAACTTTAGGAGATATTGGTAGTTTTAGTTTTGATTTTGCAAAGATCATAACTACTGGCGAAGGTGGAATGATACTAGCAAAGGATCAGAGTTTATTGGAAAGAGCTAAAGCGTATCATGATCATGGACATGAAAATAACCCAAGGTTACCTCGCTGGGAAGACTCTAGAAGTAGTTCGGGTTTTAACTATCGAATGACAGAAATGCAGGGAGCCGTTGGTCTTGCTCAACTTAAAAAGTTGGGTGAAATCGTGAAGTTGCAAAGAGCTAATTTAGAGAAAATTAAATCAGTTGTATCTCAATATGAGGGCATTCGTTTTAGAGATGTTCCCGAGTCCGGTGAAGAAACTGCTGACGCTTTGGTCTTTTTTACAAAAACTCCAAAATTGGCACGTGCTTTTCGGTTAGCGATGCTTGAGGAAGGTCTTGGTACTAAAATACTCCCCGAAGCTATTTCTTGGCATTTTGCTGGAACTTGGAATCATATTCCCGAACTTGTTCGTCAATATCCTAATTTGTTCGAAGCTTTTCCACGCTCTTTAGAGTTATTGGATAGAAGCGTAGCCATCCCAATTCAAGTAAAGATGCAAGATCAAGTCTTGGATAAAGTGGATTCTGCCATGATTAAGGTGTTTAAAGGTAATTAA
- a CDS encoding carbamoyltransferase, which translates to MKILGINAFGHDTSAALVIDGKLIAAVEEERLNREKSTRAFPHLSIEYCLKEANIKFEDVDYITYAYQPYLWLTHRFLYHQLRFFPQALGELKYVKRMISKFMFLKSNIQKELKTNKPIILLKHHDAHMGSTFLVSPFEEAAILTLDGLGEYETSVQAVGKGTSIKRLDHILFPNSLGSMYACISHFVGYTAELDEGKVMGLAAYGDASEYYNDFKKLVKLKKDGTFQLDLSYFEYYKKRDTWVSDKFYKVFGPRRAKNEEMTSRYINVAAAAQKVLEDTVLHISESLYNRTKMKAICLAGGVALNSVANGRIVEQGLFKDIFIQPASGDNGLPIGAAFYVYNTLKKQKRVFVERDTYLGPKYPDQDIISALKKYNLPVYKSDSVAKETAAMLTNKNVIGLYQGRMEFGPRALGNRSIIADPRFEDMKDIVNEKVKFREAYRPFAPAILADHCKDYFENDYTSPYMLLVYKAKPFAKDKIPAVVHQDGTGRVQTVEKEINPRYYNIIEEFYRITNVPVIMNTSFNIKDEPIVCNPEDAVRCFLGTNIDALVLEDYIVKKTDIDMSKYGNQEDYRHNRGQASKH; encoded by the coding sequence ATGAAGATATTAGGTATTAATGCATTTGGACATGATACGTCAGCTGCTCTCGTTATCGATGGGAAATTGATTGCGGCGGTAGAAGAGGAACGGTTGAATCGAGAAAAAAGTACTCGCGCCTTCCCTCATCTATCGATAGAGTATTGCTTAAAAGAAGCGAATATTAAATTTGAAGATGTCGACTATATTACTTATGCGTATCAGCCATATCTTTGGCTAACTCATCGATTTTTGTATCATCAATTGCGCTTTTTTCCTCAGGCTTTAGGAGAGCTTAAGTATGTGAAGCGTATGATTTCAAAGTTTATGTTTTTGAAATCCAATATTCAGAAAGAATTAAAAACGAATAAGCCAATTATATTATTGAAGCATCACGATGCACATATGGGAAGTACATTTCTTGTTTCTCCGTTTGAAGAGGCAGCTATCTTGACATTAGATGGATTGGGTGAATATGAGACTAGTGTACAAGCTGTCGGTAAAGGAACGTCGATCAAAAGATTGGATCATATTCTTTTTCCAAATTCACTTGGATCAATGTATGCTTGTATCTCACATTTTGTTGGATATACAGCGGAATTGGACGAGGGGAAAGTTATGGGGCTTGCGGCATATGGAGATGCTTCGGAATACTATAATGATTTTAAGAAGCTCGTTAAACTAAAGAAAGATGGAACCTTTCAATTAGATTTGTCTTATTTTGAATATTATAAAAAAAGAGATACCTGGGTAAGCGATAAATTTTATAAAGTTTTTGGCCCTCGGCGTGCCAAAAATGAGGAAATGACATCACGTTATATTAATGTAGCAGCAGCAGCTCAAAAGGTTTTGGAAGATACGGTATTGCATATTTCTGAATCGTTGTATAATAGAACCAAAATGAAGGCGATCTGTCTGGCTGGTGGGGTCGCTCTGAATAGCGTTGCAAATGGGAGGATCGTTGAACAAGGTTTGTTTAAGGATATTTTTATTCAACCTGCGAGTGGAGATAACGGCCTTCCTATCGGTGCGGCTTTTTACGTATATAATACTCTGAAGAAACAAAAAAGAGTGTTTGTGGAAAGAGATACCTATTTGGGTCCAAAGTATCCAGACCAAGATATTATCAGTGCTTTAAAGAAATATAATTTACCTGTTTATAAATCAGATTCCGTTGCTAAAGAAACTGCGGCGATGTTGACAAATAAAAATGTGATTGGGTTGTATCAAGGACGAATGGAATTTGGTCCTAGGGCTTTAGGAAATCGAAGTATTATTGCAGATCCCCGATTTGAAGATATGAAGGACATTGTAAATGAAAAAGTAAAGTTTAGAGAAGCTTACCGCCCATTTGCACCGGCTATTTTAGCGGATCATTGCAAGGATTATTTTGAAAATGATTATACTTCTCCTTATATGCTACTTGTTTACAAAGCAAAGCCGTTTGCTAAAGATAAAATTCCTGCAGTTGTCCATCAAGACGGAACGGGAAGGGTGCAGACGGTAGAAAAGGAAATTAATCCAAGGTATTATAATATTATTGAAGAGTTTTATAGAATTACTAATGTTCCGGTAATTATGAATACATCGTTCAATATCAAAGATGAGCCGATCGTGTGTAATCCTGAAGATGCTGTGCGTTGTTTTTTGGGAACCAATATTGATGCGTTAGTATTGGAAGATTATATTGTAAAAAAGACTGATATCGATATGAGTAAATATGGTAACCAAGAAGATTATCGCCACAATAGAGGCCAGGCTAGCAAGCACTAG